GTAGTGAAAAAATTCTTGACTATCAACTAAAGGAATAATTTTTGCTCAACGGTTATgaacaaattcaaaattaaaactagAACATGAAGATAAAAAGACCATCTCAAAGAATAGTATACATTTTAcgagaaaaatagaaaaggaaatgcaGTATTACCTGTCCAAATCAAGGATAGGGCTGTAAACAAGAGTTTCCCAAGTTGCTACAATAAAATGCCAAACTGGATTGTAATAGAGAGATTCTGCAGACCAAAACATCCTTGTGTACGTCTCCAAGAAGATAAAAAGTATCCATGCTCCAATTTCTATCAAAATGAACTTTATTATAAACCGGCCTACTACCACCATGACGAGAGAGAAAGCGACCAACCAATTGAAGAGCCTATGGTTATACTCCTTTATAAAAAGAGACTTTGACTTCCCCATCATCTGCAGGAGTGCATGATAGATTCACAAATGCACATAAAAATAAGCAAGCAAGCAAACATTTGAATAGatcaaagcaataaaatagATCAACCGTGAATTGCCAATTAACATAAACCCTTAATAGTTCATGCAGAAACAAGTCTACCACTACCAGCTCGCATTTAGAGGGCCACTTCCATAGCCGTCagcataaatataatttcagaACTCAGTTGGCATTTTGTATTGGTGAAATTTCTCCATTTTAATAAGTTTGGTGTAAAAACTATCTGAAATGGGATGTGATGATGGAATAGTTTTCATTACCCTCTAAAATTTGATCAAGCTCAAGCATGTAAAACCTTAATGCTCAATCACTCAGAGAGATGTCGAATATAAGGAAAAACCTGAAAATAAGGACCACATAATTAAAGGAATACGAAACAAACTAGAAAGACTCTGCCTAACCTTCACCATGCGTTGTTCATAATTTGCTTTTGAAGGTCCAACACACTCCAGCTCAAAACTTCGGTTGCATTGCAGAAAGCCAGCATTAAACTTTGCCATGGAAGGAAGTCTGAGAACTTGAAGCTGGTCCATTCTGTCCTCACATCTCGTATACAACGCTTCACAGAGTTTAGCTGATTTATATTCATTCGccaatatgatatttttatgaacCTAATAGAAGTTCCACAGCAGATATATAGAATCAGAATATGTAGCACACCTTCAGGACCTATAGCCTAAAATTGGCACACTTTGCAGTCCTAGTAGAGTGCATGTAGAAAACACAAATGGACTCAACTTCAAACTCAAAATATGCAGGTTACACATGGAATAAAGCACTTGCTATCTACGACAAAGATAGACAATAGCAGCGAGCCACACACAAAATGGTCAATTACTAGGaacaaaaacacaaaagacTAAAGAAtccatctttcttttctttctgcaaaggaaaaaaaaatccacatacttaaaagaagacaaaaagaTCTTTTGACTATTGTCGGTACTTTACTATAAAGAACCGTTAGAAGGGTTTTACACCAATAATCAGGTTTGCAACTTGATAGGGACAAGGACCATGGtgcttctctctctctctctctctctctctctctccctggTTAGGGTTAGAGTTTAGGTATTTGGACTCTCCGTCTCGAGCTTCTACCAGTacattcatttctttttgttatttgttcatttaaaacCCACCAATCAGTAAATTATGTTGCCGAAAATGTAATTTACTTCACTGCATATCAGttcataaaacaaaaagaatatagaGACTCAAAATTCCATTTGGTGAGAAAGGAATAGTAATATGGATACCTTCTCTATTTCTTCATCCAGTTGCATGACAGATCTCTTTGCGTGATGACGGCCAAAATGCTGCTCATCAAAAGCTTTCATTGCTTCCTCTCTAGACCTTTCATGGGCATCTTGCAGAGATTGCTCTGGAAGTGGTAAACCTAATTTTGCCATTGATTCACCATACAGCTTCAAACAGCGCTCCAGTATACCCTTGTTGAAAACCTCCACAAGAGAGCCTGTTGAAGGAATCTCCCCCTTATTCAAGGCTTCAAGTATCTGAAAGTATTAAGATGAAAGTTGAGAGAATGTACAAAAGCAACATAACTAGAAAGGGTTTTGCCTGAACCTTTTTCAAAttgcttttttcttgtttcccATCTTTTCCTTCCAACTCAATTAAACCTAACAGACGGTGAAGCAGGAACAAAAAGTTGCACCACTGCCCCACAGCTATGAaacatttctgttttaatGTGCTTAAAACTCAATACAATCATGTCAAGAAAATCAGCCAATTGCCAACATTAAGCACATCTTACACAGTTAAATACTGTTAGGAGGCCTGTGGTGGCACATTTAGCTGAAGTCTTGaggttcaataaaataaaagcaacaGTTCACAAATTTATTGTTAACATGAGATTCATTGCCCACATGACCTTTTAGTAAGTCAAAATACACGAGAAGCATTTGCACATGAGAAAAGTTGaccttcaataaaataaaagcaacaGTTCACAAATTTATTGCTCAATCATGGAAAGGAATGTGAAACCAgtatgaattttgaaaaactcaactttcacaccctccaaaagaaaagtttaaattgCATGTAAGCTCCTCCTGGCATGACGCAGAAAGTTGTACAAATAAAAGGTACCTGCTCCAAGAAAGCTACAAACTCTTCTCCATTCAAAGTTTTGCCTTGCACAATCTTTGGTCGAATAATGCTAGCAACAACTTCCTTCAACTGCTCCCTTCTTTGAACATATACTGAATCAAGCTCACCATCCTTCATGTCGCAAAGTTTTGTTCGCTGGAGATGAGGCTGTCCAAATTCGCATAGCAATAAGACATGCATACACTTAAGTTACCTGTCCGCAATCATACGTGTATAGAAGCAATGTGGATCTACAGGACATATTAATTTCTCCTCTCTCACTCTCTCTCCCTCTGCCttatttttcttccttcttaTTTGTTCTTCCCACTGTAATGAATAATATTGGTAATTGCAGGATTTGAGCAAAAAATCCTCTGTTGTGCAATGGAGAGTTATGATATTACAAAATGCGTGCCCACAGAGTATGAAAAGACTAATACCCAATCATTATAACAAATTGTTATGTCAACAATGGAAAATGGCCAACTAAGATAAGCAGAGTCAATCAAGCAACTAAGTTAAGCAGAATCAATGATCTGTGGCAAGTGCTTATAAATCAATCAGTTTCGTAAATAatgttaacaaatattttgCATTATATACAAGTGCAGATTGTAAAATATCTTGCTGAAGCAAAACAAGTTTCGGAGGCATGATCTCTTCAAATTGAATGCATTAAATTGCCTTCTTGAACTTTAGGCATTCTTCAACTGTTTTCAGGTAAAAAACCAAAATTTCCAAACAAAATAGTTCCGACAGAATATTACTCCAATAAAAGTTGGGCAAAAATTTGACACATGCTAGAGCCACCAAATCTTGGAAGAAAGGGGCGTGACAAATAGATATTCTACTTTCTACTCTAAAGTAATAAGAATTATCTACATAACGTGACATCACATCCCAGGGTTATATTtggaaaataacaaataagaaaTACTAGGATTAGAGGTCTTCCTAAGAAGGGAGAACCACAGATGCAGATGCATTACTCTTTGCACAACATGCCAAGGGAGAAGCTTGACCAGATGCATGTGCAACACAAGTCCGGGTACACCTAGTCTCCTATTATGCCACAACCACTGTGTACTTTGGACCTTTTATACACTTGGAAGTATCCATGTGTTGACTTCAAGATAGCATCATAACAACTTAACAATCAAAGACATATTTCCCAAAAAGTATTAAATACACAGTAAAAATGCAGTAAACCCCTTACTTGTGGCAAGCTAAATGCTGTGCTGTTATCACCCATAATAGCGAGTGACTCTCGAATCTGGTTAACCTGATAAAtgttaaaatagaaaaaggaaaaggatgAACTTCTCCTCCCAGAATGACAGCATTTCAATGATATTCGGCAAATTCAAGTAATAGAGAGAAATTACCTGATCGATATTCCTGTCCCCTGCAATCAGAACAGCACCTATTATCAAACCTCTGTTTCAGAACACAGTTATTGCACTGTGGATAAATTCATCTCTTCTAAATCACAATGActaggaaaaggaaaatacaaAAACTAACCATCCTTGTTAGGGACACGTTGAAGGGCTTCATTCACCATTTGTTGCACTGATTTCCCTTCTGTGCAACCCAggggaaaaggaaagaaaaaacatcaTTTTCCTTCAAGCACACAAGAACTCACCTCATGGCATACAGAAAGAAATGCACCCTTTAAAATTATCTACCAAATCAGACCTATACCATTAACTCTAAAGCACTTCACTgaaattttaaacaaaacttgaaagagaaaaattttaGCGGGAGCAGATGCACAAATTGCAAGAACAACACGAGATCTCAGAAAAATCAAACTATGAAGCAAGCAGTTATTCAACAATattatccaaataagaaaacgAGCTTACGTAGAAAATCACGCTGGATAAGCCACAGTAGCTTTGCTGGTTCAAAAGCAACATCTTGGccctttaaaaattttaagaaagaacaacagccattcaaattccaatatatctttaaaaataatttttttttttttttttaaactaacAAGAATATCATTGCAACGGATTGTAAAGTACCTTTACTCTATTTTCCATGATGTAGTTGTCAGCCAATCCATAAAATAGCTAGTGTTAGTTATATTGATAGGGTATTGAAAAGGAGAAACCCACATTCACTCTTCCAAATACACAGTTTATTTACTAACAGAGAGACTCTGCTGAATTCAGAACAAAGAAGAAGTGCAGACCTTCCATAAAATTCCTCAGCAAGCTCGACTGCAAATGACAGGCGGGATATGTCAGCTTCTCGGATCTAAAGACATGGTGGGACAAACATGTAAGTATAGCCACAAGAATCACCTCAAAATGGCAAGCTTCATCAAATAGTAAATTACCTAACAGATAAACTCCAACCTCATATTAGAAAAGTAAAGTGTAAAAGTTTTAGACAGGTCAAATTCCATCACATGCAAAACATGGTATATAGCAAGTTTACTTCTCACAAAATAAAGTTAGCATTGCCATATTTGAAAAGACATCCCTGTTTATTTCCACTACAACTTATCATCAAAGGTGTGCGGATAATGTTAATATCAAGTTAGATTGTTCAATATCAGCTTCTTTAACAACTAGAATGCAAGAAAAGTGAGGTCGCATTGCAGGGCACCAAATACCCTAATTTCACTACAGATTTCCAGCTCTAGAAATGAAAACCATCATTCATAAAGGGTATCCAATGCATAAGGCCTTATAGCATTGCAGACTTCAGGCTGGGGCATATATGCGAAAATTTCCATAGCATTTGCAAAGATGTTTGCCTATGGAGTTGGGGTGGTGACATAGAACAGCAGTAAAAGGCTATAGCAAACTCTGGCATCTGTATCTAACAAACCAGATAGCACAAAACAGCACCTCCAGATTCAGCATAtagaaaattgaaagttaaatATACAGATAAAGAACTAACCGTCTCAGGCAGATTGTATATAAGCACAGAACTCATAACAGTTGCCAGAGCAAAAATTCTGCAGAagcaaaaatgaaagaaaagtttCCACAAGTTTCTACCATTTTCAAAGGCAAGTTCAGAATTACATGACTTGGAAGTTACCGGTCATCATAAACATTTGACTTTCCAACACTTTCAAATCCCTCCGTATCAAGGTAAAACACAGAAGTTTTAACTCCATTAATATCCAATTCTACTGGGGTTCCCCAAACCCAAATCCCTGTAAAATACAAAGAGACATTATATATGTTTCCAAGCAAATAGTTCCACTTTCTGCCTACCCAAATTCACAATACCTTTTGTCTTTGTGTCACGCATATGCCCAACTCCAAAACCTGAAGATGAAAAAGTCAAACTCAAGGTTACTGTagacatataaataaaagaacattTGTATATCTGTATCTATATATAGCCTAATAGTAGTGAAGACAGCACCTTCATAACAAGAAAGCGAAAGAAGCTGATTAAGCAAAAACGATTTTCCAGAGCGGTATGGTCCAATCACCTGATCATGCAACCATCAGTGTCATAGTCAAAAAGGGTGAATTGGCTAAGACCAATTGCACTTCATATAATTACATATGGactgtaaaataaaatttcgaGTTGACATGTCAGTTATAATGGTAGGCAGCTTAAATGACAATTTATTCAATCCAGCTGTACATAAAGCATGAGGAAATCGATTAAGCATTATTGCATAACTAAAAAAACTGTGTAAAAGATGAGAACTACTGGAAACTGATGAAGTACAAGTTCTCTCGAGCATAGATTGCTTACCATCCAAAATTTTCAGTATGCACAAGAATTTTGACTTTTGTATCACATCTCATGcgaaagatataaaatttcaCACTACCACAAGTTGGAAACATAAAAGTTGCTAAACCTAGCTCATAACAGTTGATGCACACAATTTTTctaaactttctttttcatatttagcaGTGTACATTTCTCTACAACttattgatttctttctaatcCCGGAATAATATTGTAGTTTCCACTGACAGACATAAACGCTCACAGGTTTAACTAGTAGTTAATATTAGCTCAAATTCCAttaacatttaataaaattagattaaattaggTTGCTACTCTTTGAAGCTTAAGATGTATCTAAGACATACCGCGACGGCTGCTATTGGTGTTGTAATTCTTCTAATGGCTTCCAAGCCATCACTTGCTAGTCGAAGCTTTGTATGACCAGGATCAGGTTCGATGATAGGAAAACTGTACAAGCGAAAAGGGAGACAAGAGCTAACTGAGATAAAACAATATATTAGATGCTCCATAAAGTAACAATATGTGACTAAGGAACCATGTAAGCGACTAGGCAGCTACCAAATTTTAATCAGAGATATAAGGAATGATCTGAGAGAAAGTGAACAGCTAAAGTAATAAACCCATAAAGGGTTACAAGATGAAACATACATGAACTTGAAGAGGCAGTTGCTCTTTCTATGGGAAACATATACATGGCACCAAATATACGCTAATGAACCTTAAATTTGATATGAAGAAAAAGCCCAAAGTAGCGGATATCATTGACCGCATGTATCAACCTTTGATGTTTAGTCAAACTCTAGCAATGTAGAGTCTGCCATTCACTATTACAAGACATATCCATAGCCTGCACATAATGCGTATAATCCTCACATGCTCTCTAACACAATGAGCCTCCAAAATCACACACAAACGCCTAAAGTGTTACCCACTTTACCAAATTCTGCCTCCAAATAGTTAGTTTTACCTGTACACactaatttctaaatttcaaaattagatGATCTTCTTCAAGTAAGCATCTCTAAGTTTGTCTTCAATTACTTTTCTAACTTAAATAATGCTACCCAAAATATACAAGAGTATTGAACTAGGTGGTCTTCTTCAAGTATGTATCCCCAAGCTTGTAGTCGATTagtttttaattcaaaaagtGCTGCCCAAAATGTACTGCACTATGAAATCAAGGTAGGCTTGAATCAGTTTCATAGTCCaatacataattttaattaaataagcaTACGTATTCACCTTGAGGGAAAAAAATCACATAATCAATATATTAACGCAGAGAAAGGGCTAAATTATTACGTAAAACTGGACTGGCATAAGTACTAACCAATGCAATAGATAGATTACCAAAGATCTTAACATCAaacactaaaaaaaaatatatctctaGACAACAATAAACAAcagaaaattcataataaaaagtaaactGTAAGCTAATTATCAAactaaatattaacaaatagattcaaatacaagaattatgaaaaacgCAACAACTTGACATTACTTACGCCTGGTGAGAACTGTCAATTGAGAGAGACCCATATGCAGACAAGGAGAGAACAAGCAAAGTGACCAAAACCCAGTAAGAAatcttcataatttaaaaattgccAAAGATCGCAATGGCTTTAATTCACAAATGCAGCGAGGTCACGAATGTAAGACGTATTGAACTCTAGGGGCTTGGCAGTTATTCATCAGAAGGGGGCGTACGTTAAGGATCTCAAGAGATGATGGGGTGTACGTTAAGGACTCTGAAACTAGATGCCGGTGGTTTTCGCATCTAAAGAAGAGAAGTACATGGAAAAAGTTTTGAAGCGAAATGCAGGTGATTCCTGCTTCGAGTACTCTTACATTGCGATCGAATTTACTGTTATGGATGCTGTTTAAAAGCGGATAAATTGAAGAAGCAGGGGTATTATTGTAAACGGGGTGGATACTAATAGACGGTAAGTATACGTGTCCGTTACTCTGTTTAAGCTTCGAGCAGCATCCCTCTTCTTACTGtcccaaaacaaaaaaaggatttttttgtttttctaattaGTAGTGAGGAGtgataattttgattttactaacttatttttattcaagatTGGAAAATAAGacagataattaaaatttgaatgacAATTTCTGTTtcagtaaaaaattaatttgtttcatTATTGCCTCCAAATCCAATGAAtctattataagaaaatttgtTGAAGTTCAAGGTTACAATTGCAAATACCAAATTTATTGGAGGAAATTATGAATCTGAGTGGGAGAAAACTGTTCATTTAACAGAAGAAGGTCTTGCCAATGCCAAGGCCGTAAAATGTCCATATACTCCCACTAATGTTCTTATCAATGTGATTAGAATTGTCAGTACACGAAAAGGTCAGTGTtcttatttttccttattgtCATTAACTTGTATTTGAATCTGAGTTTTATGTAATCTTTGCTTCTACTCAGAAGAATACCACTATGAGACCTGAAATTAAAcaaacatatttttaaaatcaagaTTCTGATTCTAATTTCATTAACCGTATAAAAACCTTTcaaaaaaaacaatttaaaaaaaaaataatgctaTTTGTCTCAAGTAGACACACAATATATGTATatcaagttaaaataaatatttaatttaatttaatagtaatttatttatcacttagatttttaattaaaaaattaaattaattgcattaattactataaatatttttaataaaaaatttatgattttttcactaaattttagttatttttttatgtaaatttatatattatgttactgttaagatatatttattgtatttctactttgaaataaatagtattttttcatataaaaaatacattttattgatatttcgGGTCAGCCATATATATAATCACCGATATTAAGTGTTTGGTTTTTCAAAACTTACTTTCCATATGAAAACAGGAAAATTGAGGTGTGGGTAaacaaattcaataaatacCCACTCTGGGAAAGTGACTTGATAAAACCACATTAATTAACCCACGCAACTGACAGTTTACTATTCAATGCCTTTCGGATTCAAACAACCACTAGGAATAGGGGCACGCAAAGTTATGgaacttttaaaaattcagaccaaattaataatttgatgaaattcatcttttaatttactatattcaatttaaattattttaattaaagatcGAACCGACAGAAATATGTTGGATctctaattaaaaatgttCTGTTGTGAGATTCTTCTTAGGAGCCCTCAGCTTTATTGGGCCTTCCGAGAGGCCTTCTTTCGTTGGGGTTATATTCACCTTCAAAAAGGCCATGACTCGCGGGATATCTACGAAAGGCTTTGTTTAAACGTAAACCCCAAGGAGGAAGGcctttgttcttttaattcattaatgTGATCAGGATTTTAGCTTATTCACCCTGCTCTGCTTGAAATAAATTGCGTAATTGAAATTGAGTTTTTAGAACATTGGTAACCAcgatttcttttaatttaaagaagGGTATTCAATTTTATGCTGACTTCGTATGCGTGTCATAATTGCCTAACATATTATCTTAATTACCACCGACTAGCAGATCAAACcataaataatttactatACAAACAACACTTTTTTTCTTCCTGTATGGTTTGATTCTCTCCAAGAACAAACAACAAATGCAACAATGTTTCTACATTTCATAACTTACCCTGATGACCTCTAATCACAACAGTTTCAGCTGTTCCCAAGAAAGTGGTACTTGTTTGCATATCAATCAGGCCAAAGGAGTATGTCAGGACCTCTTAATTTTACAAGCCTAGCTCTATGGTAGAACTGCTCTCTTGCCAGGAGTCTCACTTGCCTAAGATATGCATCAAAACAAGGCACTGCTCCTTCCTCTACTGCCTTGTCCAATGCATATATCACATCCTCAATAGCCCTCTCTGCAGCCAAGCAATCAATCACCGATCTCGACTCTTCATCATCGCCTTCGAATGCATCTTCCATTCCATCTCCTTCAATTGTAACATCATTAACTCTCAGCCAATTCATCACCACATCAGCCTGTTCCATCAACTCCGTTGCTCTCTCCTTTAAGctccctctctctttctcaaGGCTAATGATCATGTTTCTCGCGACGTGATTTCGCTTCATCAGTTCTACTTGTAAGCTTGATAACCCCTCCATTTCTTCTTCGTTCTTGGCCTTCAATGCAATCTTATCATAGTGAATCGTACCCGAAAGGCGGTCAAGAGCCTCCATCTTCGAGACAAGAGAAGGGTGAGTCAAACTAGAAGAAGGGGAGGGAGTTAAAAAAGGATGGTCGTGAGAGAAAATCTTGACAAGATTACGAACAAGTTCAGTTAAGTTACAGCGAGGGAATATCCAGGTTTGGAGATAAGGAGAAGAGGTGGCACCAGAATAAGGGTCGACAAAAGGGTGATTCTGATGAATCGGAGACATAGAATCATTTGGTGAGACGACAACAATAGGAGGCATGTAAGGATAGTTCTCATGTACCCAAATGGTGAGAGGCACAGGGGGGGTGTATTTACTACCGGCGAGATGGAGATTGCCGGCCGCGTTGAGGAGGTAGACGGCAGTGCCATCATTGTGGAAGAAAGTATCGGTGGAAGGTTTAAAAGTTGGGTAGTCAATTATTAGAGAAAGGAGGTGTTTCCTAATGATCCATTTTTGTTTAGGGTCAGGGTAAGATAGTGCATAAGGTGTACTGGTGCAAGAAAGTGCTGTGTCAATGAATTGGATTGAGGAGGATGGCGCCATTCCTTgaattgcaaaaaaaaaaaaaaaacagagagGTTAATCTGTTTAGGAAGAGATTATCTGTATGCGAGTTGCATATAGAAGTTAATTCTTTTAAGTGGCAAAATCAGTCTGaggaaaatttttaattttgtttatagAAAGACTAAGAAGATTAGTGAAGTCAATCTTAGATTAAGATTTTAACCGGATTATTGttgttgtatttattttttctttttctgataaGCGTCAGGTTTTTAGTTGCTCAAAAGTTTACTTCTGAcctggaggaggaggaggaggaagcTTCCTCTGATTGCATGTTTTCCCATAAAATATAGGAGGCCTAATCCATATCAACTCAgcaacttattttttttaatatatttttaatataaacatTGAAGAccaagtagtatatttattgtcTAATTAACCTTGTTGCACAAGCAAGTCTGTTCCCTCATGAGAATTAGCCTCAATCTGATGAACTAGTGAACCAATAATTTGGGTTGGTGTCTGTTTGCTGTTtcaatatttgattaattgatcttga
The Ricinus communis isolate WT05 ecotype wild-type chromosome 1, ASM1957865v1, whole genome shotgun sequence DNA segment above includes these coding regions:
- the LOC8274720 gene encoding guanylate-binding protein 4 isoform X3, producing MKISYWVLVTLLVLSLSAYGSLSIDSSHQAFPIIEPDPGHTKLRLASDGLEAIRRITTPIAAVAVIGPYRSGKSFLLNQLLSLSCYEGFGVGHMRDTKTKGIWVWGTPVELDINGVKTSVFYLDTEGFESVGKSNVYDDRIFALATVMSSVLIYNLPETIREADISRLSFAVELAEEFYGRVKGQDVAFEPAKLLWLIQRDFLQGKSVQQMVNEALQRVPNKDGAVLIAGDRNIDQVNQIRESLAIMGDNSTAFSLPQPHLQRTKLCDMKDGELDSVYVQRREQLKEVVASIIRPKIVQGKTLNGEEFVAFLEQILEALNKGEIPSTGSLVEVFNKGILERCLKLYGESMAKLGLPLPEQSLQDAHERSREEAMKAFDEQHFGRHHAKRSVMQLDEEIEKVHKNIILANEYKSAKLCEALYTRCEDRMDQLQVLRLPSMAKFNAGFLQCNRSFELECVGPSKANYEQRMVKMMGKSKSLFIKEYNHRLFNWLVAFSLVMVVVGRFIIKFILIEIGAWILFIFLETYTRMFWSAESLYYNPVWHFIVATWETLVYSPILDLDSGTVQKRSGAQ
- the LOC8274720 gene encoding guanylate-binding protein 4 isoform X2, which produces MKISYWVLVTLLVLSLSAYGSLSIDSSHQAFPIIEPDPGHTKLRLASDGLEAIRRITTPIAAVAVIGPYRSGKSFLLNQLLSLSCYEGFGVGHMRDTKTKGIWVWGTPVELDINGVKTSVFYLDTEGFESVGKSNVYDDRIFALATVMSSVLIYNLPETIREADISRLSFAVELAEEFYGRVKGQDVAFEPAKLLWLIQRDFLQGKSVQQMVNEALQRVPNKDGDRNIDQVNQIRESLAIMGDNSTAFSLPQPHLQRTKLCDMKDGELDSVYVQRREQLKEVVASIIRPKIVQGKTLNGEEFVAFLEQILEALNKGEIPSTGSLVEVFNKGILERCLKLYGESMAKLGLPLPEQSLQDAHERSREEAMKAFDEQHFGRHHAKRSVMQLDEEIEKVHKNIILANEYKSAKLCEALYTRCEDRMDQLQVLRLPSMAKFNAGFLQCNRSFELECVGPSKANYEQRMVKMMGKSKSLFIKEYNHRLFNWLVAFSLVMVVVGRFIIKFILIEIGAWILFIFLETYTRMFWSAESLYYNPVWHFIVATWETLVYSPILDLDRWAVPIGFVAAVLVIYWRCYGRRKHGSQWLLPLYSNQKGGPNRPRSD
- the LOC8274720 gene encoding guanylate-binding protein 4 isoform X1: MKISYWVLVTLLVLSLSAYGSLSIDSSHQAFPIIEPDPGHTKLRLASDGLEAIRRITTPIAAVAVIGPYRSGKSFLLNQLLSLSCYEGFGVGHMRDTKTKGIWVWGTPVELDINGVKTSVFYLDTEGFESVGKSNVYDDRIFALATVMSSVLIYNLPETIREADISRLSFAVELAEEFYGRVKGQDVAFEPAKLLWLIQRDFLQGKSVQQMVNEALQRVPNKDGAVLIAGDRNIDQVNQIRESLAIMGDNSTAFSLPQPHLQRTKLCDMKDGELDSVYVQRREQLKEVVASIIRPKIVQGKTLNGEEFVAFLEQILEALNKGEIPSTGSLVEVFNKGILERCLKLYGESMAKLGLPLPEQSLQDAHERSREEAMKAFDEQHFGRHHAKRSVMQLDEEIEKVHKNIILANEYKSAKLCEALYTRCEDRMDQLQVLRLPSMAKFNAGFLQCNRSFELECVGPSKANYEQRMVKMMGKSKSLFIKEYNHRLFNWLVAFSLVMVVVGRFIIKFILIEIGAWILFIFLETYTRMFWSAESLYYNPVWHFIVATWETLVYSPILDLDRWAVPIGFVAAVLVIYWRCYGRRKHGSQWLLPLYSNQKGGPNRPRSD
- the LOC8274719 gene encoding protein ELC-like, encoding MAPSSSIQFIDTALSCTSTPYALSYPDPKQKWIIRKHLLSLIIDYPTFKPSTDTFFHNDGTAVYLLNAAGNLHLAGSKYTPPVPLTIWVHENYPYMPPIVVVSPNDSMSPIHQNHPFVDPYSGATSSPYLQTWIFPRCNLTELVRNLVKIFSHDHPFLTPSPSSSLTHPSLVSKMEALDRLSGTIHYDKIALKAKNEEEMEGLSSLQVELMKRNHVARNMIISLEKERGSLKERATELMEQADVVMNWLRVNDVTIEGDGMEDAFEGDDEESRSVIDCLAAERAIEDVIYALDKAVEEGAVPCFDAYLRQVRLLAREQFYHRARLVKLRGPDILLWPD